The proteins below come from a single Thermopolyspora flexuosa genomic window:
- the rpmC gene encoding 50S ribosomal protein L29 has translation MAKGLTAEELRPLEHDELVQKLKEAKEELFNLRFQSATGQLENTARLRQVRREIARIYTVMRERELGIIKIEKEESE, from the coding sequence ATGGCTAAGGGCCTGACCGCGGAAGAACTGCGGCCGCTGGAGCACGACGAGCTGGTCCAGAAGCTGAAGGAGGCCAAGGAGGAGCTCTTCAACCTCCGCTTCCAGTCGGCGACCGGGCAGCTCGAGAACACCGCCAGGCTGCGCCAAGTCCGGCGCGAGATCGCTCGAATCTACACCGTGATGCGCGAGCGCGAGCTCGGGATCATCAAGATCGAGAAGGAGGAGAGCGAGTGA
- the rplW gene encoding 50S ribosomal protein L23 — MEKIADPRDIIIKPVISEKSYGLIDEYNKYTFLVHPDANKTQVKIAVEKIFGVKVTGVNTINRKGKRKRTRRGEGKRPDTKRAIVSLAEGDRIDIFGPVG; from the coding sequence ATGGAGAAGATCGCCGACCCGCGCGACATCATCATCAAGCCGGTCATCTCCGAGAAGAGCTACGGCCTGATCGACGAGTACAACAAGTACACGTTCCTGGTCCACCCGGACGCGAACAAGACGCAGGTCAAGATCGCCGTTGAGAAGATCTTCGGCGTCAAGGTGACGGGCGTGAACACCATCAACCGCAAGGGCAAGCGCAAGCGCACCCGGCGCGGTGAGGGCAAGCGCCCGGACACCAAGCGCGCGATCGTCAGCCTCGCCGAGGGCGACCGGATCGACATCTTCGGCCCGGTCGGCTGA
- the rpsC gene encoding 30S ribosomal protein S3 produces the protein MGQKVNPHGFRLGITTDHKSRWYADKLYKAYVAEDVAIRRMLQRGMERAGISKVEIERTTDRVQVDIHTARPGIVIGRRGAEADRIRSDLEKLTKKQVQLNILEVKNPEIDAQLVAQGVAEQLSSRVSFRRAMRKAMQSAMKSGAKGIRVQCSGRLGGAEMSRSEFYREGRVPLHTLRADIDYGFYEARTTFGRIGVKVWIYKGDAPTSRAEREAAAAGARAGQRRDDRRDRPRRERPRRSRGERQAKSEAAAQAAAAEAAQAAQQGEAS, from the coding sequence GTGGGGCAGAAAGTCAACCCGCACGGGTTCCGCCTCGGTATCACCACCGACCACAAGAGCCGGTGGTACGCCGACAAGCTGTACAAGGCCTACGTGGCCGAGGACGTCGCCATCCGCCGCATGCTGCAGCGCGGCATGGAGCGGGCCGGGATCTCCAAGGTCGAGATCGAGCGCACCACCGACCGTGTGCAGGTGGACATCCACACCGCGCGGCCTGGCATCGTCATCGGGCGTCGGGGCGCCGAGGCGGACCGTATCCGTAGCGACCTCGAGAAGCTGACCAAGAAGCAGGTCCAGCTCAACATCCTCGAGGTGAAGAACCCCGAGATCGACGCGCAGCTCGTCGCCCAGGGGGTGGCCGAGCAGCTGTCGAGCCGCGTCTCGTTCCGCCGCGCGATGCGGAAGGCGATGCAGTCCGCGATGAAGAGCGGCGCGAAGGGTATCCGGGTGCAGTGCTCGGGCCGTCTCGGCGGCGCCGAGATGTCGCGCTCGGAGTTCTACCGCGAGGGCCGCGTGCCGCTGCACACGCTGCGCGCCGACATCGACTACGGCTTCTACGAGGCCCGCACCACCTTCGGCCGGATCGGCGTGAAGGTGTGGATCTACAAGGGCGACGCCCCGACGAGCCGGGCCGAGCGTGAGGCCGCGGCGGCCGGCGCCCGCGCCGGGCAGCGCCGCGACGACCGTCGCGACCGCCCGCGCCGCGAGCGTCCGCGCCGGAGCCGTGGCGAGCGCCAGGCCAAGTCCGAGGCGGCCGCCCAGGCCGCCGCCGCCGAGGCCGCGCAGGCCGCACAGCAAGGGGAGGCAAGCTGA
- the rplP gene encoding 50S ribosomal protein L16, giving the protein MLIPRKVKHRKQHRPKRSGMAKGGTKVHFGEYGIQALEQAYVTNRQIEAARIAMTRHIRRGGKVWINIFPDRPLTKKPAETRMGSGKGSPEWWVANVKPGRVMFELAGVAEPVAREALRRAMHKLPMKCRFVKREVGEA; this is encoded by the coding sequence ATGCTGATCCCGCGCAAGGTCAAGCACCGTAAGCAGCACCGGCCGAAGCGCAGCGGCATGGCCAAGGGCGGCACCAAGGTGCACTTCGGCGAGTACGGCATCCAGGCGCTCGAGCAGGCCTACGTCACCAACCGGCAGATCGAGGCCGCCCGTATCGCCATGACCCGGCACATCCGCCGTGGCGGAAAGGTCTGGATCAACATCTTCCCGGACCGCCCGCTCACCAAGAAGCCGGCCGAGACCCGTATGGGTTCCGGTAAGGGCTCGCCGGAGTGGTGGGTCGCGAACGTCAAGCCGGGGCGCGTGATGTTCGAGCTCGCGGGCGTCGCCGAGCCGGTGGCCCGCGAGGCGCTGCGTCGCGCCATGCACAAGCTCCCGATGAAGTGCCGCTTTGTGAAGCGGGAAGTGGGTGAAGCCTGA
- the rpsS gene encoding 30S ribosomal protein S19 produces MPRSLKKGPFVDDHLMKKVIAQNEKGTKNVIKTWSRRSMIVPEMIGHTIAVHDGRKHVPVFITEQMIGHKLGEFAPTRTFRSHVKEERRSRR; encoded by the coding sequence ATGCCACGTAGCCTCAAGAAGGGCCCCTTCGTGGACGATCACCTGATGAAGAAGGTGATCGCGCAGAACGAGAAGGGCACCAAGAACGTCATCAAGACGTGGTCGCGGCGCTCGATGATCGTGCCGGAGATGATCGGCCACACGATCGCCGTGCACGACGGCCGCAAGCACGTCCCGGTGTTCATCACCGAGCAGATGATCGGCCACAAGCTCGGAGAGTTCGCGCCCACGCGGACGTTCCGCAGCCACGTCAAGGAAGAACGGCGCAGCCGACGGTAA
- the rpsQ gene encoding 30S ribosomal protein S17, producing the protein MSEAAQQAGKTRNYRKTREGLVVSDKMDKTVVVSVEDRVKHPLYGKVIRRTKKYKAHDENNACSVGDRVLLMETRPLSATKRWRVVEILEKAK; encoded by the coding sequence GTGAGCGAGGCTGCGCAGCAGGCGGGCAAGACGCGGAACTACCGCAAGACCCGTGAGGGCCTCGTGGTCAGCGACAAGATGGACAAGACCGTTGTGGTCTCCGTCGAGGACCGCGTCAAGCACCCGCTGTACGGCAAGGTCATCCGCCGTACCAAGAAGTACAAGGCCCACGACGAGAACAACGCCTGCAGCGTCGGCGACCGCGTGCTCCTGATGGAGACCCGGCCGCTGTCGGCCACCAAGCGGTGGCGCGTGGTCGAGATTCTCGAGAAGGCCAAGTGA
- the rplB gene encoding 50S ribosomal protein L2 yields MGIRKYKPTTPGRRGASVSDFAEITRSRPEKSLLRPLHSKGGRNAHGRVTARHQGGGHKRAYRIIDFRRNDKDGIPAKVAHIEYDPNRTSRIALLHYADGEKRYILAPAGIKQGDRIENGPGADIKPGNCLPLRNIPTGTFVHAVELKPGGGAKLGRSAGAQIQLLAKEGMYATLRMPSGEVRMVDVRCRATVGQVGNAEQSNINWGKAGRMRWKGKRPSVRGVAMNPVDHPHGGGEGKTSGGRHPVNPKGKPEGRTRKAKKPSDRLIIRRRAKKKR; encoded by the coding sequence ATGGGCATCCGTAAATACAAGCCGACGACGCCCGGTCGTCGTGGGGCGAGCGTCTCGGACTTCGCCGAGATCACCCGCAGCCGGCCGGAGAAGTCGCTGCTCCGCCCCCTGCACAGTAAGGGCGGGCGGAACGCGCACGGTCGCGTGACCGCGCGCCACCAGGGCGGCGGCCACAAGCGTGCGTACCGCATCATCGACTTCCGCAGGAACGACAAGGACGGGATCCCGGCGAAGGTCGCGCACATCGAGTACGACCCGAACCGCACCTCCCGTATCGCGCTGCTGCACTACGCGGACGGCGAGAAGCGCTACATCCTCGCCCCGGCGGGGATCAAGCAGGGCGACCGGATCGAGAACGGCCCCGGCGCCGACATCAAGCCGGGCAACTGCCTGCCGCTGCGCAACATCCCCACCGGTACGTTCGTGCACGCGGTGGAGCTGAAGCCGGGCGGTGGCGCCAAGCTCGGGCGTTCGGCCGGCGCGCAGATCCAGCTGCTCGCCAAGGAGGGCATGTACGCCACGCTGCGTATGCCGTCCGGCGAGGTGCGCATGGTCGACGTGCGCTGCCGGGCCACGGTGGGCCAGGTCGGCAACGCCGAGCAGTCCAACATCAACTGGGGCAAGGCCGGCCGTATGCGCTGGAAGGGCAAGCGCCCCAGCGTCCGTGGCGTGGCGATGAACCCGGTCGACCACCCGCACGGTGGTGGTGAGGGCAAGACCTCCGGTGGTCGCCACCCGGTGAACCCGAAGGGTAAGCCGGAGGGCCGTACCCGCAAGGCGAAGAAGCCCAGTGACCGGCTGATCATCCGTCGTCGGGCCAAGAAGAAGCGGTAG
- the rplV gene encoding 50S ribosomal protein L22, with translation MEARATARFVRVTPRKARRVVDLIRGLPASEAQAVLRFAPQRASETVYKVLASAMANAEHNFKLDRDTLVVSRAWVDEGPTLKRYRARAQGRAFRINKRTSHITVVVESRPEANAGRGKPKGRTR, from the coding sequence ATGGAAGCGAGGGCCACGGCGCGGTTCGTCCGCGTCACGCCCCGGAAGGCCCGCCGCGTGGTGGACCTGATTCGCGGGCTGCCCGCCTCGGAGGCGCAGGCCGTGCTGCGGTTCGCTCCCCAGCGGGCCAGCGAGACCGTGTACAAGGTGCTGGCGAGCGCGATGGCGAACGCCGAGCACAACTTCAAGCTCGACCGCGACACGCTGGTCGTCAGCCGCGCGTGGGTCGACGAGGGCCCGACGCTGAAGCGGTACCGCGCCCGCGCGCAGGGCCGCGCCTTCCGGATCAACAAGCGGACGAGCCACATCACCGTTGTCGTCGAGTCCCGGCCCGAGGCCAACGCGGGCCGTGGCAAGCCGAAGGGAAGGACCCGCTAG
- the rplN gene encoding 50S ribosomal protein L14, with protein sequence MIQQESRLKVADNTGAKEILCIRVLGGSGRRYAGIGDVIVATVKDALPGAGVKKGDVVKAVVVRTTKERRRPDGSYIRFDENAAVLIKDSGDPRGTRIFGPVGRELREKKFMRIISLAPEVI encoded by the coding sequence GTGATCCAGCAGGAGTCGCGACTCAAGGTCGCCGACAACACGGGTGCCAAGGAGATTCTGTGCATCCGCGTGCTCGGCGGCTCGGGTCGGCGCTACGCGGGTATCGGCGACGTCATCGTCGCGACGGTGAAGGACGCCCTTCCCGGCGCCGGTGTCAAGAAGGGTGACGTGGTCAAGGCTGTCGTGGTGCGCACCACCAAGGAGCGCCGCCGCCCCGACGGCTCCTACATCCGCTTTGACGAGAACGCCGCCGTCCTGATCAAGGACAGCGGCGATCCGCGTGGCACGCGTATCTTCGGCCCGGTCGGCCGGGAGCTGCGCGAGAAGAAGTTCATGCGCATCATCTCGCTCGCCCCGGAGGTGATCTGA
- the rplD gene encoding 50S ribosomal protein L4 has product MTTTIDVRDASGATTGTVELPDSIFAAKVNVPLIHQVVVAQLAASRQGTHKTKTRGEVSGGGKKPYRQKGTGRARQGSTRAPQFTGGGTVHGPVPRDYSQRTPKKMKAAALRGALSDRAKAGRVHVVTELISGDTPKTKEALAALRRITQAKTVLVVVDEGDRTTWLSLRNVPEVHLLDAGQLNTYDVLCNEDVVFTRAAYDKVVARLSKSGKDNE; this is encoded by the coding sequence GTGACGACGACGATCGACGTCCGGGACGCCAGCGGCGCCACGACCGGCACGGTGGAGCTGCCGGACAGCATCTTCGCCGCCAAGGTGAACGTCCCGCTGATCCACCAGGTCGTGGTCGCGCAGCTCGCGGCGAGCCGGCAGGGTACGCACAAGACCAAGACCCGGGGCGAGGTCTCCGGTGGTGGCAAGAAGCCGTACCGCCAGAAGGGCACCGGCCGGGCCCGCCAGGGTTCGACCCGGGCTCCCCAGTTCACCGGTGGTGGCACCGTCCACGGCCCCGTGCCGCGGGACTACTCCCAGCGGACCCCGAAGAAGATGAAGGCCGCCGCGCTACGCGGCGCGCTGTCGGACCGGGCCAAGGCCGGCCGCGTGCACGTGGTGACCGAGCTGATCTCCGGTGACACCCCCAAGACCAAGGAGGCCCTGGCCGCGCTGCGCCGCATCACGCAGGCCAAGACCGTGCTGGTCGTGGTGGACGAGGGCGACCGCACCACCTGGCTGAGCCTGCGCAACGTGCCGGAGGTGCACCTGCTGGACGCCGGCCAGCTCAACACCTACGACGTGCTGTGCAACGAGGACGTGGTCTTCACCCGGGCGGCCTATGACAAGGTCGTGGCCCGGCTGAGCAAGAGCGGGAAGGACAACGAGTAA